A genome region from Streptomyces xanthophaeus includes the following:
- a CDS encoding DHA2 family efflux MFS transporter permease subunit, which produces MPSPHETPTLSPARVTAVLRILVLSTFVVLLNETIMVNAIPRLMREFEVTAAAAGWLSTAFMLTMAVVIPVTGWFLQRVTTRTAFGLALALFLAGTALAAAAPAFPVLLAARVVQASGTAVMMPLLMTTLMTLVPPQDRGRVMGNITLVISVAPALGPAVSGVLLQLGTWRLLFLAVLPIAGAMAIFGRRNLVNIGEPQAAPIDWMSVPLAAAGFGALVYGLSGLGAENAAQAPVPPGATTLVGAVLVGLFVWRQLALQRSSTPLLDLRTLAFRHFSVALGLMCLSFMALMGAFIVLPIYLQEVCGLTSLQTGLLLIPGGLTMGLLGPQVGKLYDRFGAPRLVVPGSALTAVCLALFALTGEQTSPWLVLALHVALSAGMAFVFTPVFTSGLSVLPPHLYPHGSAILGSLQQVAAAAGTALVISVMSGHAATAAAEGADATGALATGIRWGFGVGAVLGALAVLVALLIRTPPAPQQPAASQAQDEDGTTVDKTAHTST; this is translated from the coding sequence ATGCCCTCACCACACGAAACACCCACCCTCTCGCCCGCCCGCGTCACCGCCGTGCTGCGGATTCTCGTGCTGTCCACGTTCGTCGTCCTCCTCAACGAGACGATCATGGTCAACGCGATCCCGCGGCTCATGCGCGAGTTCGAGGTCACCGCGGCAGCCGCAGGGTGGCTGTCCACGGCCTTCATGCTCACCATGGCCGTCGTCATCCCGGTGACGGGGTGGTTCCTCCAGCGCGTGACGACCCGAACCGCCTTCGGACTCGCCCTGGCGCTGTTCCTCGCCGGCACGGCTCTGGCCGCGGCCGCGCCCGCCTTCCCCGTACTGCTGGCCGCCCGCGTCGTCCAGGCCAGCGGCACCGCCGTCATGATGCCGCTTCTCATGACGACGCTGATGACCCTCGTGCCCCCGCAGGACCGCGGCCGTGTCATGGGCAACATCACCCTCGTCATCTCCGTCGCACCGGCCCTCGGCCCCGCCGTCTCCGGTGTGCTGCTGCAGCTGGGGACATGGCGCCTGCTGTTCCTGGCCGTGCTTCCCATCGCCGGAGCCATGGCCATATTCGGTCGGCGCAACCTGGTCAACATCGGCGAGCCGCAGGCCGCCCCCATCGACTGGATGTCCGTCCCCCTGGCGGCAGCGGGATTCGGCGCGCTGGTCTACGGGCTGAGCGGGCTCGGTGCCGAGAACGCGGCCCAGGCTCCCGTGCCCCCGGGGGCCACCACCCTGGTCGGCGCTGTGCTCGTAGGCCTGTTCGTGTGGCGACAACTGGCACTGCAGCGCTCCTCCACCCCGCTGCTGGACCTCCGGACACTGGCGTTCCGGCACTTCTCCGTGGCGCTGGGCCTGATGTGCCTGTCCTTCATGGCGCTCATGGGCGCGTTCATCGTGCTGCCGATCTACCTGCAGGAGGTGTGCGGCCTGACCTCGCTGCAGACCGGGCTGCTCCTCATCCCCGGCGGCCTGACCATGGGGCTGCTCGGACCGCAGGTCGGCAAGCTCTACGACCGATTCGGCGCACCACGCCTGGTCGTGCCCGGATCCGCCCTCACCGCGGTCTGCCTCGCGCTGTTCGCCCTCACGGGCGAACAGACCTCGCCGTGGCTGGTGCTCGCCCTTCACGTGGCCCTGAGTGCGGGCATGGCGTTCGTCTTCACCCCCGTCTTCACCTCCGGTCTGTCCGTACTGCCGCCGCACCTCTACCCCCACGGCTCCGCCATCCTGGGCTCGCTCCAACAGGTCGCGGCCGCCGCCGGCACCGCCCTCGTCATCAGCGTCATGTCGGGACACGCCGCCACGGCGGCGGCCGAGGGCGCCGACGCCACCGGCGCCCTCGCCACGGGCATCCGGTGGGGATTCGGCGTCGGCGCCGTGCTCGGCGCCCTGGCCGTGCTGGTCGCTCTGCTGATCCGCACCCCGCCTGCTCCGCAACAGCCCGCTGCGTCGCAGGCCCAGGACGAAGACGGCACCACGGTGGACAAAACCGCCCACACATCCACCTGA
- a CDS encoding DUF429 domain-containing protein has protein sequence MAAGKPAVTAATSPPMVTVGVDLAGYSGTTGLCRVTWAEQPVVEILNARNDEDLLAAMRTADKTGLDSPIGWPVAFMSLLAAHQAGARLPVRSRYAPHGDRDGLVTFTHRLTDDVAWKRTGAGQQRPLSVAADKLGVVAMRAVGLLESLAEAGPAIPRDGSGSVVEVYPAFALIQWGLARKGSYKGRKPAALPVRAEILAGLADGLGFDLGEGVRDRCTRSEHDLDALISAVVARAAACGMTHAPTTDEEHAMAAVEGWMHLPRRDLPLTAVRDGARPSAEPSGSCS, from the coding sequence ATGGCTGCGGGCAAGCCGGCAGTGACCGCCGCGACGAGCCCGCCCATGGTGACGGTGGGCGTCGACCTGGCCGGCTACTCCGGAACGACCGGGCTCTGTCGCGTCACATGGGCGGAGCAACCGGTCGTCGAGATACTGAACGCCAGAAACGACGAAGACCTGCTGGCGGCCATGCGGACCGCCGACAAGACCGGCCTGGATTCGCCGATCGGCTGGCCGGTCGCGTTCATGTCCCTGCTCGCTGCCCACCAGGCCGGTGCGAGGCTGCCCGTACGGTCCCGGTACGCTCCGCACGGCGATCGCGACGGGCTGGTCACGTTCACCCATCGTCTGACCGACGACGTGGCATGGAAGCGGACCGGGGCCGGGCAGCAGCGCCCCCTGTCGGTCGCTGCTGACAAGTTGGGCGTCGTCGCGATGCGAGCGGTAGGCCTTCTCGAATCTCTGGCCGAGGCGGGCCCCGCCATTCCCCGGGACGGCTCGGGCTCGGTCGTCGAGGTCTACCCGGCGTTCGCGTTGATCCAATGGGGGCTCGCGCGCAAGGGCAGTTACAAGGGCCGCAAGCCCGCAGCCCTTCCTGTGAGGGCCGAGATCCTCGCCGGCCTTGCCGACGGCTTGGGCTTCGACCTCGGCGAAGGTGTGCGCGACCGGTGCACGCGCAGCGAACACGACCTGGACGCCCTGATCTCGGCGGTCGTCGCACGCGCCGCAGCGTGTGGAATGACCCATGCGCCGACCACGGACGAGGAGCACGCCATGGCCGCCGTCGAGGGCTGGATGCACCTCCCCCGACGGGACCTTCCGCTCACCGCCGTGCGGGACGGAGCCCGTCCGTCTGCGGAGCCTTCCGGGAGTTGTTCCTGA
- a CDS encoding CehA/McbA family metallohydrolase: MALSRRALLAQAAASATAVAAPSPTAGAGGGAAPTTTTTTPLRGTIPPGAPDFVYVPLDVPSGVRELRVSYRYDKPPTPPGTPGNALDIGLFDQRGTALGGRGFRGWSGGARSEFFLRADEATPGYLPGPLERGRWQIALGPYTVAPQGLPYEITVTFVHGAPAPAAPVAYPPRRIPGRGRAWYRGDCHVHSVHSDGRRTPTEIIALARAAGLDFVNTSEHNTHSSHTAWADAAGSGLLVLTGEEVTTRTGHVLAVGTDPGTFIDWRYRARDGRFARFARAVRQAGGLVVPAHPHATCIGCAWKFGLGEADAVEVWNGPWTADDEVSLASWDATLCGANGARWLPALAHSDYHRDPDRIGGPQTVVLADDLSRESILAGLRAGRAYAAESSAVSVDFTAVTPRGDHAGIGEVLALAGPDAEVLVRLSVTGAEGCELRLVTDQGLALTVPAATALEWRTTPARTAYVRAEVRHPTQAPPLPGPPAALTNPIWLRP, translated from the coding sequence ATGGCCCTCAGTAGACGAGCACTACTGGCACAGGCAGCCGCTTCGGCCACCGCCGTCGCCGCCCCCTCGCCCACTGCCGGTGCGGGCGGGGGAGCCGCACCGACCACGACCACGACCACGCCCCTGCGCGGCACGATCCCGCCCGGCGCACCGGACTTCGTGTACGTGCCGCTGGACGTCCCTTCCGGCGTGCGCGAGTTGCGCGTCTCCTACCGCTACGACAAGCCGCCCACCCCGCCGGGCACGCCGGGAAACGCCCTCGACATCGGCCTGTTCGACCAGCGGGGCACCGCGCTCGGCGGCCGCGGCTTCCGCGGCTGGTCCGGGGGTGCCCGAAGCGAGTTCTTCCTCCGTGCGGACGAAGCCACCCCCGGCTATCTGCCGGGACCGCTGGAACGCGGCCGCTGGCAGATAGCCCTCGGCCCCTACACCGTGGCACCGCAGGGCCTGCCCTACGAGATCACCGTCACGTTCGTCCATGGTGCACCGGCACCTGCCGCCCCCGTGGCCTACCCGCCCCGGCGCATCCCGGGCCGGGGCCGGGCGTGGTATCGCGGGGACTGCCACGTCCACTCCGTGCACTCCGACGGCCGCCGCACCCCGACCGAGATCATCGCCCTCGCGCGCGCCGCCGGCCTGGACTTCGTCAACACGTCCGAGCACAACACCCACAGTTCCCACACCGCCTGGGCGGACGCCGCCGGCAGCGGGCTCCTCGTCCTCACCGGTGAGGAGGTCACCACACGGACCGGCCACGTCCTGGCCGTGGGCACGGACCCGGGCACCTTCATCGACTGGCGCTACCGGGCCCGTGACGGCCGCTTCGCGCGATTCGCCCGCGCCGTCCGGCAGGCGGGCGGCCTGGTCGTGCCCGCCCATCCGCACGCCACCTGCATCGGCTGCGCCTGGAAGTTCGGCCTCGGGGAGGCCGACGCCGTGGAAGTGTGGAACGGCCCCTGGACGGCTGACGACGAGGTGTCCCTGGCCTCCTGGGACGCCACCTTGTGCGGGGCGAACGGTGCCCGCTGGCTGCCCGCTCTGGCGCACAGCGACTACCACCGCGACCCGGACCGCATCGGGGGACCCCAGACCGTCGTCCTGGCCGACGACCTGTCCCGCGAGTCGATACTGGCGGGCCTGCGCGCCGGACGGGCCTACGCCGCCGAATCCTCGGCAGTCTCCGTGGACTTCACCGCCGTCACCCCGCGGGGGGACCACGCGGGCATCGGGGAGGTGCTGGCCCTGGCCGGTCCAGACGCGGAGGTCCTCGTACGGCTGTCGGTCACCGGTGCGGAGGGCTGCGAGCTGCGGCTGGTGACGGACCAGGGCCTGGCCCTCACCGTGCCCGCGGCGACGGCCCTCGAATGGCGCACGACACCCGCCCGCACCGCCTACGTCCGCGCAGAAGTCCGGCATCCAACCCAGGCGCCGCCCCTCCCCGGGCCGCCGGCCGCCCTCACCAACCCGATCTGGTTGCGCCCCTGA
- the fxsT gene encoding FxSxx-COOH system tetratricopeptide repeat protein has protein sequence MRRGNARAGAWVSAAGALAFCGLAVVTNYVTGEVPGWAEDQRLIWGVFAVLVAVSVGLQLWSRRLDAGGGPGGTARLVPVDRVVAAAATGSLAAPRLRSAVHGRVAELGALARLLHRPGGRFAVVCGTGGIGKTTLAAAVAEHAAGEGHAVFWVTWFGPEQFAEDMLRVAVACGMPEETVEAARARRAPLTDLVWKQLAARGKWLLVLDNLDDPEALGPDRSGPPADYRGWVRPAGGGLLLVTSRDTRTDTWGPDAVLTCLDALDDEPGASVLLDLAPDAGSREDAARLAARLGGLPLALQAAGRYLAAAGSRYRAFRTYTTALDTELGTLLAAEHSRASDPVVARSVVRYTWDLSLDQLARDGNALARPVLRLLSLLAPAPVPLAFLTPDLLRVATGLRTDPVRVEAAVNGLHAYGLLQTPNGAGEPGQVVLHPLVREITAHTLLSTTSDATPWHRGLARQLGRSVDAVRAAGPGGWPLGALLVPHALVVAALLGDDQGVVLALDQLAEIQSEAGRPADTVMLCEVVLEICARRHGAEHSDTLNSRNTLAQALQALGRHQEAADLHARNIATRERVLGPDHPDTLVSHNNLGVALNDLGRTQEAADLHTRNLAALERALGSDHPHTLTSRNNLAYTLRNLGRRQEAADLHTATLAARERVLGPDHPHTLTSRTNLAYTLDDLGRHQEAFDLHTRNLAALEGILGPDHPEVLISRNNLAISFGHLGRYQEAADLHAATVVARERVLGPDHPDTLISRNNLAAAVDDLGRHQEAADLHAQNLAASERVVGTDHPDTLTSRNNLATALGNLGRHQEAADHHARNVTVSERVLGPDHPDTLTSRNNLAVSLDHLGRRPQAADLHAANLAARERVLGPDHPDSLISRNNLAAALNDLGRHREAADLHARNLAASERVLGPDHPDTLISRNNLAGAERRARGSRAADRIRWRPRR, from the coding sequence GTGCGACGAGGCAACGCGAGGGCAGGCGCGTGGGTGTCGGCGGCCGGGGCACTGGCGTTCTGCGGGCTGGCGGTGGTCACGAACTACGTGACCGGTGAGGTCCCGGGGTGGGCGGAAGACCAGCGGCTGATATGGGGGGTGTTCGCCGTCCTGGTAGCGGTCTCGGTCGGCCTGCAGCTGTGGTCCCGGCGCCTCGATGCCGGCGGGGGGCCGGGCGGGACGGCGCGGCTGGTGCCGGTGGACCGGGTCGTCGCCGCAGCCGCTACCGGATCCCTCGCCGCGCCCCGGCTGCGTTCCGCCGTCCACGGGCGCGTCGCGGAACTCGGCGCCCTGGCACGGCTGCTGCACCGGCCGGGGGGCCGTTTCGCCGTCGTGTGCGGGACCGGCGGGATCGGGAAGACGACCCTGGCGGCTGCCGTTGCCGAGCACGCTGCGGGCGAGGGGCATGCCGTGTTCTGGGTGACGTGGTTCGGGCCCGAGCAGTTCGCCGAGGACATGCTCCGCGTCGCCGTGGCCTGCGGCATGCCCGAGGAGACCGTGGAGGCCGCTCGCGCCCGGCGGGCCCCGCTGACGGACCTGGTGTGGAAGCAGCTGGCTGCACGGGGGAAGTGGCTGCTGGTCCTGGACAACCTCGACGATCCGGAGGCCCTCGGGCCAGACCGGTCGGGACCGCCGGCGGACTACCGCGGCTGGGTACGCCCTGCCGGCGGCGGGCTGCTGCTGGTCACCAGCCGTGACACCCGCACCGATACCTGGGGCCCCGACGCCGTGCTGACCTGCCTGGACGCACTCGACGACGAACCGGGTGCAAGCGTCCTGCTCGATCTCGCCCCGGACGCCGGCAGCCGCGAGGACGCGGCCCGTCTCGCCGCACGCCTCGGCGGACTGCCGCTGGCCCTCCAGGCCGCCGGCCGGTACCTGGCCGCCGCAGGGAGCCGTTACCGCGCATTCCGCACCTACACCACCGCCCTCGACACCGAACTCGGCACCCTCCTTGCCGCCGAGCACTCCCGCGCCTCCGACCCGGTGGTGGCCCGGTCGGTCGTGCGGTACACCTGGGACCTCTCCCTCGACCAGCTCGCACGCGACGGCAACGCCCTCGCCCGTCCCGTCCTGCGCCTGCTGTCGCTTCTCGCCCCGGCCCCCGTACCGCTGGCCTTCCTCACCCCCGACCTCCTCCGTGTGGCCACCGGACTGCGAACCGACCCCGTCCGTGTCGAAGCCGCCGTCAACGGCCTCCACGCGTACGGCCTGCTCCAGACTCCGAACGGCGCCGGAGAGCCGGGGCAGGTCGTCCTGCACCCGCTGGTCCGCGAAATCACCGCCCACACCCTGCTCTCCACGACCTCCGATGCCACCCCGTGGCACCGAGGACTCGCACGTCAGCTGGGACGGTCCGTGGATGCGGTCCGGGCCGCAGGGCCGGGTGGGTGGCCGCTGGGCGCCCTCCTGGTCCCCCACGCCCTGGTCGTCGCCGCGTTGCTCGGTGACGACCAGGGGGTGGTACTGGCGCTGGACCAACTTGCGGAAATCCAGTCCGAGGCAGGCCGCCCGGCGGACACGGTCATGCTCTGCGAGGTGGTCCTGGAGATCTGCGCACGCCGTCACGGGGCAGAGCACTCCGACACGCTCAACAGCCGCAACACGCTCGCACAGGCACTGCAGGCCCTGGGCCGCCACCAGGAGGCCGCCGACCTCCACGCCCGGAACATCGCCACCCGCGAGCGCGTGCTCGGGCCCGACCACCCCGACACCCTCGTCAGCCACAACAACCTCGGCGTGGCACTCAACGACCTGGGGCGCACGCAGGAAGCCGCCGACCTCCATACCCGGAATCTCGCCGCCCTCGAACGCGCCCTCGGGTCCGACCATCCCCATACGCTCACCAGCCGCAACAACCTCGCCTACACCCTGCGGAACCTGGGGCGCCGCCAGGAGGCCGCCGACCTCCACACCGCGACCCTCGCCGCCCGCGAGCGCGTCCTCGGGCCTGACCACCCTCACACGCTCACCAGCCGCACCAACCTCGCGTACACCCTCGACGACCTGGGGCGCCATCAGGAGGCCTTCGACCTCCACACCCGGAACCTCGCGGCTCTTGAGGGCATCCTCGGACCCGACCACCCCGAAGTCCTCATCAGCCGCAACAACCTGGCGATTTCCTTCGGTCACCTGGGCCGCTACCAGGAGGCCGCCGACCTCCACGCCGCGACGGTCGTCGCCCGCGAGCGTGTCCTCGGGCCCGATCACCCCGACACCCTGATCAGCCGCAACAACCTCGCCGCCGCCGTGGACGACCTGGGCCGCCACCAGGAGGCCGCCGACCTCCACGCCCAGAACCTCGCCGCCAGCGAGCGCGTCGTCGGGACCGATCACCCCGACACCCTCACCAGCCGCAACAACCTCGCCACGGCTCTCGGTAATCTGGGCCGTCACCAGGAAGCCGCCGACCACCACGCCCGGAACGTCACGGTCAGCGAGCGGGTCCTCGGGCCCGATCACCCCGACACCCTCACCAGCCGCAACAACCTCGCCGTCTCGCTCGACCACCTGGGCCGCCGCCCACAAGCGGCCGACCTCCACGCCGCGAATCTCGCAGCCCGCGAACGCGTCCTGGGACCCGACCACCCCGACAGCCTCATCAGCCGCAACAACCTCGCCGCCGCCCTCAACGACCTGGGCCGCCACCGGGAAGCCGCCGATCTCCACGCCCGGAACCTCGCCGCCAGCGAGCGCGTGCTCGGGCCCGATCACCCCGACACCCTGATCAGCCGCAACAACCTGGCCGGAGCCGAACGCCGTGCCCGAGGCTCCCGGGCTGCCGACCGCATCCGGTGGCGACCACGCCGTTGA
- a CDS encoding GMC family oxidoreductase produces the protein MGQSPYDYVVVGAGTAGCVIASRLSERPGVRVLLLEAGARDATEAMASPWGFLGFEPSSLWLGASTVQAGTGRSADVLRGKALGGSSSINGLYHLRGHRSGYDEWPGLGAPGWGFDDLLPCFRRSESTRSRDASVRGTDGPVVVAPVPEPHPLATAGVEAAVQAGFTRADDIGGGLETGFGWSDMNLPGGARQSAADAYIRPFLDRPDLDVVTDATVQRLRITAGRCTGVEYTVGGQHLSVESAEVVLTAGAIGSAHLLMLSGIGPARHLGEHGIGVVADLPGVGSHLQDHPMAAVVYEASRPVPFVPANPPAEMMGLLYSDPAAARPDLQVYVVAAPLPSAWGHPPANGYSIAFSAMAPHSSGTVRLADAHPASAPVVDPGYLSDDRDLEVMRRGLAVARRIGEADAFADWRKQEAVPGSGTSGESVDDFIRKATGPYFHFTGTCRMGTDADAVVDPANLRVHGIAGLRVADASVMPSIPSANTNATVYAIAERAAELLG, from the coding sequence ATGGGCCAGAGTCCTTATGACTATGTCGTTGTGGGAGCGGGGACAGCGGGGTGCGTGATTGCCTCCCGGCTTTCGGAACGCCCCGGTGTGCGGGTGCTGTTGCTGGAGGCGGGAGCCCGGGACGCGACCGAGGCGATGGCATCTCCTTGGGGGTTCCTGGGGTTCGAGCCGTCATCCCTCTGGCTGGGCGCCTCGACCGTGCAGGCCGGTACAGGCAGGTCCGCCGACGTGCTGCGCGGTAAGGCGCTCGGCGGATCGTCGAGCATCAACGGCCTCTACCACCTGCGGGGGCACCGCTCCGGTTACGACGAATGGCCCGGACTCGGTGCTCCGGGCTGGGGTTTCGACGATCTGCTGCCCTGTTTCCGCCGCAGCGAGAGCACTCGCAGCCGTGATGCCTCCGTGCGGGGCACGGACGGGCCGGTCGTGGTCGCCCCGGTTCCGGAACCCCATCCCCTGGCCACGGCGGGCGTCGAGGCCGCGGTGCAGGCTGGGTTCACACGCGCCGATGACATCGGCGGCGGGCTGGAGACCGGGTTCGGGTGGAGCGACATGAATCTGCCCGGCGGCGCCCGCCAGAGCGCGGCCGACGCCTACATCCGTCCGTTCCTCGACCGGCCGGACCTGGACGTCGTCACGGACGCGACCGTGCAGCGGCTGCGCATCACCGCGGGCCGCTGCACCGGCGTCGAGTACACCGTGGGTGGCCAGCACCTGTCCGTCGAGAGCGCCGAGGTCGTATTGACCGCGGGGGCCATCGGTTCCGCGCACCTCCTCATGCTGTCGGGGATCGGCCCGGCACGACACCTTGGCGAACACGGCATCGGCGTCGTCGCCGACCTGCCGGGAGTGGGATCCCATCTGCAGGACCATCCGATGGCCGCCGTGGTGTACGAGGCCAGCCGGCCCGTACCGTTCGTTCCTGCCAACCCGCCGGCCGAGATGATGGGCCTGCTGTACAGCGACCCCGCCGCGGCCCGGCCGGACCTTCAGGTCTACGTCGTCGCCGCACCGCTCCCGTCGGCATGGGGCCACCCGCCGGCCAACGGCTACTCCATCGCTTTCTCCGCGATGGCTCCGCACAGCAGCGGCACCGTGCGCCTGGCGGACGCCCATCCCGCCAGCGCTCCCGTCGTCGACCCCGGCTACCTGAGCGACGACCGTGACCTGGAGGTCATGCGCAGGGGCCTGGCAGTGGCGCGCCGCATCGGGGAGGCCGACGCGTTCGCCGACTGGCGCAAGCAGGAAGCGGTGCCGGGCTCCGGGACGAGCGGCGAATCCGTGGATGACTTCATCCGCAAGGCTACCGGCCCCTACTTCCACTTCACCGGCACCTGCCGCATGGGAACCGACGCCGATGCCGTCGTCGACCCTGCAAACCTTCGCGTACATGGGATCGCCGGACTGCGGGTCGCCGATGCCTCGGTGATGCCGTCCATCCCCTCGGCCAACACCAACGCGACCGTCTACGCCATCGCCGAACGGGCTGCCGAACTGCTCGGCTGA
- a CDS encoding inositol monophosphatase family protein, translated as MSETLQATDVVTSDADLLDRTATAVRAAGAALRERFGDVVRYETREELMRALAVNDSTALDILRPRLTSLRPEASWVEDELDGGALPPGEWWVVDPAEGNVNHLHALPEWAVTATLVRDNQPVLTVVHLPLTGETYTALTGAGAHVDGRPLRVSPTADLGLSIVATSQARPDEDEKVVRRVGSSITAMLFDALVVRTAVPATLHLTNVAAGRIDAFWQFAGARADLLPGALLVTEAGGRISDAEGRPWTPQSESFLAAAPGVHAEAVATLSR; from the coding sequence ATGTCCGAAACGCTTCAGGCCACTGACGTCGTCACCTCCGACGCCGACCTGCTCGACCGCACCGCGACCGCCGTGCGCGCCGCCGGTGCGGCGCTGCGCGAGCGCTTCGGCGACGTGGTCCGCTACGAGACCCGCGAAGAGCTGATGCGTGCGCTCGCCGTCAACGACAGCACAGCCCTCGACATTCTGCGCCCCCGTCTCACGAGCCTGCGCCCGGAGGCCAGTTGGGTGGAGGACGAGCTGGACGGCGGGGCACTGCCGCCCGGCGAGTGGTGGGTCGTGGACCCGGCCGAAGGCAACGTCAACCACCTGCACGCCCTGCCCGAGTGGGCGGTGACCGCCACCCTCGTACGCGACAACCAGCCGGTGCTCACCGTGGTCCACCTGCCGCTGACCGGCGAGACCTACACCGCGCTCACCGGCGCGGGCGCCCACGTCGATGGCCGGCCGCTGCGCGTCTCCCCGACCGCGGACCTCGGCCTGAGCATCGTGGCCACCAGCCAGGCCCGGCCGGACGAGGACGAGAAGGTCGTACGGCGCGTCGGCTCCTCGATCACCGCGATGCTCTTCGACGCGCTCGTCGTCCGCACCGCCGTACCCGCGACCCTGCACCTGACGAACGTGGCCGCCGGCCGGATCGACGCCTTCTGGCAGTTCGCCGGTGCCCGAGCGGACCTGCTGCCCGGAGCGCTGCTCGTCACCGAGGCTGGCGGACGGATCTCCGACGCCGAGGGCCGCCCCTGGACCCCGCAGAGCGAGAGCTTCCTGGCCGCCGCGCCCGGCGTCCACGCCGAGGCCGTCGCCACGCTCTCACGCTGA
- a CDS encoding NADPH-dependent F420 reductase gives MTTIAVLGNGRVGGNLATALTRAGHEVTVADRAPGAAADAARTARIVINATPGAGSLERLAALREELHGKILIDVSNATADGPDGLPADLIYPGSSLAERLQEALPETQVVKTLNTMLFPVMTAPATLTQAPTAFLSGEDPQAKQTVRELLVDLGWQKEWITDLGGIRTARATEAAILFVPHVIRSSGFTPFAISIAR, from the coding sequence ATGACCACGATCGCAGTTCTCGGAAACGGCCGCGTCGGCGGCAACCTGGCCACAGCCCTCACCCGGGCCGGGCACGAGGTGACCGTCGCGGACCGCGCGCCAGGGGCCGCCGCCGACGCTGCCCGGACGGCCCGGATCGTCATCAACGCCACCCCGGGCGCCGGCTCCCTGGAACGTCTCGCCGCCCTGCGCGAAGAGCTGCACGGCAAGATCCTTATCGACGTCTCCAACGCCACCGCCGACGGCCCGGACGGATTGCCCGCCGACCTCATCTACCCCGGGTCGAGCCTCGCCGAACGGCTCCAGGAAGCACTCCCCGAAACGCAGGTCGTCAAGACACTCAACACCATGCTCTTCCCGGTGATGACCGCGCCGGCCACGCTCACCCAGGCACCGACCGCCTTCCTCTCCGGCGAGGACCCGCAGGCCAAGCAGACCGTCCGTGAACTGCTCGTCGACCTCGGCTGGCAGAAGGAATGGATCACCGATCTCGGCGGGATCCGGACCGCCCGAGCCACGGAGGCCGCGATACTGTTCGTCCCGCACGTCATCCGGTCCAGCGGATTCACCCCCTTCGCGATCTCGATCGCCCGCTGA
- a CDS encoding helix-turn-helix domain-containing protein, translating to MDSTAPGSAPQGLDVFRRGWETQVGDDVFQLPAFSPDTIGDFRVKGNVAKVHGAAIADLHAASATRTADVPGGDQDLVAMYVVRRGAWTLGGPPGYGDQTVSAGQFLVRHLGRLTAFETTAHLTAKFLVLPPGELKPLLGTRVITGPADSAEMRLLTALTDMIHTTVADLGPAGLEAAQGTLIELTKAVAKGRFDDVEPRLAPALTQAAKDLADRRLADPELSPAMLARELNVSVRTLHRAFAAVGEQVTTYVRHRRLHEARLALAAPSGRLSISELAAHWQFADGSHFTRAFKKHYGQTPTEYARSAGAASRSPNRPPPGPGSVEGA from the coding sequence GTGGACTCGACCGCCCCGGGCTCCGCACCGCAGGGACTCGACGTTTTCCGGCGCGGGTGGGAGACGCAGGTCGGCGACGATGTCTTCCAACTGCCGGCCTTCAGCCCCGACACGATCGGTGACTTCCGGGTCAAGGGCAACGTGGCCAAGGTGCACGGAGCGGCGATCGCCGATCTTCACGCCGCGTCGGCAACCCGGACCGCGGACGTCCCGGGCGGCGATCAGGATCTGGTTGCCATGTACGTCGTGCGGCGCGGTGCATGGACTCTGGGCGGCCCGCCCGGATACGGCGACCAGACCGTGTCGGCCGGGCAGTTCCTCGTCCGGCACCTCGGACGCCTGACGGCCTTCGAGACGACGGCCCACCTCACGGCGAAGTTCCTCGTCCTGCCCCCCGGCGAGCTCAAACCCCTGCTCGGGACCCGGGTCATCACCGGGCCGGCGGACTCGGCCGAGATGCGCTTGCTGACGGCCCTTACCGACATGATTCACACAACCGTGGCCGACCTCGGCCCGGCCGGCTTGGAAGCTGCCCAAGGAACCCTGATCGAGCTGACCAAGGCGGTGGCAAAGGGCCGGTTCGACGACGTGGAACCCCGGTTGGCTCCCGCGCTCACCCAGGCGGCCAAGGACCTTGCGGACCGTCGGCTCGCCGATCCCGAACTTTCTCCGGCCATGCTTGCACGTGAACTCAACGTCTCCGTCCGTACGCTGCACCGGGCATTCGCCGCGGTGGGTGAGCAGGTGACCACCTACGTCCGCCACCGGCGACTGCATGAGGCCCGGCTCGCCCTTGCCGCGCCGTCAGGGCGCCTGAGCATTTCGGAACTCGCCGCACACTGGCAGTTCGCGGACGGCAGTCACTTCACCCGAGCCTTCAAGAAGCACTACGGTCAGACCCCCACCGAGTACGCCCGCTCGGCCGGAGCAGCCTCGCGCTCACCGAACCGGCCCCCGCCGGGCCCCGGGTCGGTCGAAGGCGCGTAG